A single region of the Lycium barbarum isolate Lr01 chromosome 2, ASM1917538v2, whole genome shotgun sequence genome encodes:
- the LOC132628060 gene encoding uncharacterized protein LOC132628060 encodes MSLCFFCSNLKPSILFPEPDFRWIQTRTRPVSLTKYSFNGRCAVGEGIGVLSPDDSSFVRNPVIDEVGDVDNGVTSVVDEEKAQSWISKSDNKDKVDEQDDNDSRFNLRNGREVFEEKAYLVGVACKGDTEDSFGIEESLKELAQLADTAGLLVVDSTYQKLSSPNPRTYIGSGKVAEIKTAIRAFDVETVIFDDELSPGQLRNLEKAFGGAVRVCDRTALILDIFNQRAATREASLQVSLAQMEYQLPRLTRMWTHLERQSGGQVKGMGEKQIEVDKRILRTQIGVLKKELESVRKHRKQYRTRRVSVPVPVVSLVGYTNAGKSTLLNRLTGADVLAEDRLFATLDPTTRRVQMKNGKEFLLTDTVGFIQKLPTTLVAAFRATLEEIAESSILVHVVDISHPLAEQQIEAVEKVLSELDTSSIPRLMLWNKVDKAGDPEKIKLEAKTRNDVVCISAVTGEGLDDFCNEIQNRLKDAMVWVEALIPFDKGELLSTIHQVGMVEKTEYTEKGTLVRAHVPLRFARLLTPMRQMCVS; translated from the exons ATGAGTTTATGCTTCTTCTGTTCCAATTTGAAGCCATCCATTCTATTCCCCGAACCCGATTTCCGATGGATTCAGACCCGGACCCGACCCGTTTCCTTGACAAAGTACAGTTTCAATGGACGATGCGCCGTGGGAGAAGGAATCGGAGTTTTATCGCCGGACGACAGTTCGTTTGTGCGTAATCCGGTAATTGACGAGGTTGGTGACGTGGACAATGGAGTTACTAGTGTTGTGGATGAGGAAAAAGCTCAAAGTTGGATAAGTAAGAGTGATAACAAGGATAAAGTGGATGAGCAAGATGATAATGATAGTAGGTTCAACCTACGTAATGGAAGAGAG GTTTTTGAAGAGAAAGCCTACCTAGTGGGTGTTGCGTGCAAGGGTGATACAGAAGATTCATTTGGTATAGAGGAATCGCTCAAGGAATTGGCTCAGCTGGCTGATACTGCTGGACTACTGGTTGTTGATTCTACATATCAGAA GCTATCTTCTCCTAATCCGAGGACTTACATCGGATCTGGAAAGGTTGCAGAAATCAAAACTGCGATTCGTGCATTTGATGTTGAGACTGTGATATTTGATGATGAACTTTCACCAGG ACAATTGCGTAATTTGGAGAAGGCTTTTGGTGGAGCTGTTAGAGTGTGTGATCGCACTGCTCTCATACTGGATATTTTCAACCAGCGAGCAGCAACCCGTGAAGCATCTTTGCAG GTATCATTGGCACAAATGGAATACCAATTACCACGGCTAACCCGTATGTGGACTCACCTTGAGCGTCAATCTGGAGGACAGGTCAAGGGGATGGGTGAAAAACAAATTGAAGTAGACAAGAGAATTTTGCGTACTCAA ATTGGTGTACTTAAAAAAGAGCTAGAATCTGTTCGGAAGCATAGAAAACAGTACAGGACCCGTCGCGTCTCTGTACCTGTCCCTGTTGTATCTTTG GTTGGATACACAAATGCCGGAAAAAGTACACTTCTTAACCGGTTGACTGGGGCTGATGTTCTTGCGGAGGACCGGTTATTCGCTACACTTGATCCTACTACAAGAAGGGTGCAG ATGAAGAATGGGAAGGAGTTTCTGCTTACAGATACTGTTGGCTTCATCCAAAAATTACCGACAACTTTG GTTGCAGCCTTTAGGGCAACACTCGAAGAAATTGCTGAATCTTCAATTTTAGTGCATGTGGTGGACATCAG TCACCCACTAGCAGAGCAACAAATAGAAGCTGTGGAGAAAGTTCTTTCAGAACTTGATACATCATCAATTCCAAGGTTGATGCTGTGGAACAAG GTTGATAAAGCTGGAGATCCTGAGAAAATCAAGTTGGAAGCCAAGACGAGAAACGATGTGGTTTGCATTTCAGCTGTAACTGGTGAAGGGTTGGATGATTTCTGCAATGAAATCCAGAATAGACTAAAG GATGCAATGGTATGGGTGGAAGCTTTGATTCCATTTGATAAAGGGGAGCTCCTCAGTACGATACATCAAGTTGGAATGGTTGAGAAAACT GAATACACCGAGAAAGGAACTCTGGTGAGAGCACATGTTCCCCTCCGATTTGCAAGGCTTCTAACTCCGATGAGGCAAATGTGTGTATCATAA